From one Sesamum indicum cultivar Zhongzhi No. 13 unplaced genomic scaffold, S_indicum_v1.0 scaffold00155, whole genome shotgun sequence genomic stretch:
- the LOC105179415 gene encoding CASP-like protein 4A3 has protein sequence MEGADPSNHSKRSLRRNSNSHISMSDTESTTSQVDSWHSPLRSESPLRSDDPSFLPENDDSGSKNSRSLVVVDKYYSPVPSPGKSSVPAGSLAAGGKGRRPWPHSEKPTSENLDLPTSFPAEGGKDGRREGIPAEKPVAENLDVPEKGTSPVVVGLNKFVREEQPPDVKKVGPVGGDGRGLEEGYGGGRRENEVGGETRSRAAVASILKRSERDVAVKKVALAFRVFEVIACLISFSVMAADKTQGWSGDSFDRYVEYRYCLAVNVIGFTYSSFQAFDLAYHLGTGKHVFTHHLRYHFDFTMDQILAYLLMSASSSAATRVDDWISNWGGDEFTLMASASIAISFLAFIAFACSSLMSGYNLCNRDST, from the exons atggaaGGTGCAGACCCCAGCAATCATAGTAAAAGAAGCCTCCGAAGAAACAGCAACAGCCACATATCAATGTCGGATACCGAGTCAACCACCAGCCAGGTCGATTCTTGGCACTCCCCTCTGCGATCCGAGTCGCCGCTGCGCTCCGACGACCCTTCTTTTCTTCCGGAAAACGATGATTCCGGCAGCAAGAACAGCAGGTCCCTTGTCGTGGTCGATAAGTACTACTCTCCCGTGCCGTCCCCCGGGAAGTCCAGTGTTCCGGCGGGTTCTCTGGCTGCCGGGGGAAAGGGGCGGCGCCCGTGGCCCCATTCGGAGAAGCCCACTTCGGAGAATCTTGATTTGCCGACGAGTTTCCCGGCAGAAGGGGGGAAGGATGGTCGGAGAGAAGGCATTCCAGCGGAGAAGCCTGTGGCCGAGAATCTTGATGTTCCGGAGAAGGGGACGTCTCCGGTGGTTGTCGGACTTAACAAATTCGTGAGGGAGGAGCAGCCTCCAGACGTGAAGAAGGTGGGGCCGGTTGGTGGTGACGGTCGGGGTTTGGAGGAGGGGTATGGAGGCGGCCGCCGTGAGAATGAGGTGGGCGGAGAGACGCGGTCAAGGGCGGCGGTAGCGTCGATCTTGAAGAGGTCGGAGAGGGATGTGGCTGTCAAGAAGGTGGCATTGGCGTTTAGAGTGTTTGAGGTGATTGcttgtttgatttcattttcagtCATGGCTGCTGATAAGACTCAAGGATGGAGCGGCGATTCCTTCGATCGATATGTAGAGTACCG ATATTGTCTAGCTGTAAATGTTATTGGATTCACGTATTCCAGTTTTCAAGCATTTGATCTCGCATACCATTTGGGCACGGGGAAGCACGTCTTCACTCACCATCTTCGTTACCATTTTGATTTCACAATGGATCAG ATACTAGCGTACCTTCTGATGTCAGCATCATCTTCAGCAGCTACCAGGGTAGACGACTGGATTTCAAACTGGGGCGGGGATGAGTTTACATTGATGGCCAGTGCATCAATCGCTATATCGTTCCTAGCTTTCATCGCCTTCGCCTGCAGCTCCCTCATGTCCGGTTACAACCTCTGCAACCGGGATTCAACTTGA